From a region of the Fischerella sp. JS2 genome:
- the radC gene encoding RadC family protein, whose translation MTYCLRIADMPETERPRERLLTHGAKVLSTAELIAILLGTGQGPGKLSAVGLGQYILHELSKCDREPLAVLRDISAAELMQIPGIGPAKATTILAAIELGKRAFQSRPADRTVIDSPAAAAAALSQDLMWQNQERFAVLLLDIKNRLLGTQVITIGTATETLASPREIFREVIRQGATRLIVAHNHPSGNIEPSGEDIELTRQLLAGAKFLGIPLLDHLILGNGNHQSLREITTLWEECPQGD comes from the coding sequence ATGACCTATTGCCTAAGAATTGCTGATATGCCAGAGACTGAGCGTCCACGAGAACGCTTGTTAACTCATGGTGCAAAAGTTCTATCTACAGCTGAATTAATAGCAATTCTGCTTGGCACTGGTCAAGGTCCAGGAAAACTTTCTGCGGTGGGTTTGGGACAATATATCTTACATGAATTGAGTAAATGCGATCGCGAACCTTTAGCAGTTCTACGAGATATTAGTGCTGCTGAACTCATGCAAATACCTGGTATTGGCCCAGCCAAAGCAACAACAATTTTAGCAGCCATTGAATTGGGTAAACGCGCCTTTCAATCGCGCCCTGCAGATCGTACAGTTATAGACAGTCCAGCAGCAGCAGCTGCTGCTCTCAGTCAGGACTTGATGTGGCAAAACCAAGAACGTTTTGCAGTTCTGTTATTAGATATCAAAAATCGTTTACTAGGAACGCAAGTCATTACTATAGGCACTGCTACCGAAACCCTTGCATCTCCCCGTGAGATTTTTCGAGAAGTGATTCGCCAAGGTGCAACACGGTTAATAGTTGCCCATAACCACCCTTCTGGTAACATTGAACCCAGTGGCGAAGATATCGAACTCACTCGCCAGTTACTAGCAGGAGCTAAATTTTTAGGTATTCCCTTGCTTGATCATTTAATTTTGGGAAATGGCAATCATCAGAGTTTGCGGGAAATTACAACTTTGTGGGAAGAGTGTCCCCAAGGAGATTAG
- a CDS encoding phosphoribulokinase, with protein MSRPIILGIVGDSAAGKTTLTRGIAQVLGPENVTIICTDDYHKYDRKQRAEIGITALHPDCNYLDIMQQHLSLLRTGQPILKPVYSHKTGTFEAPVYIKPNKFVIIEGLLGYSTRAARDCYDVKVYLAPPESLRANWKVKRDTQKRGYTEEQVLAELEKREPDSELFIRPQRQWSDIVVSFYPPSDDVNNTNGYLNVRLVLRPTIPHPDFTKILDFCDNTVSAIRLGLDRDMGKPVDVLEVDGHANLEQVNKLEHLICSDMPYLKNVCNREVNPELGKVAGTTGETIQSYPLAITQLLTTYHILKATQIYQ; from the coding sequence ATGAGCCGTCCAATTATTCTTGGTATTGTTGGTGACAGTGCTGCTGGTAAAACTACGTTGACAAGAGGGATTGCTCAAGTACTCGGCCCAGAAAATGTCACAATCATCTGTACAGATGATTACCATAAGTACGATCGCAAGCAACGTGCAGAAATTGGCATTACGGCTCTCCATCCCGACTGCAACTATCTAGATATCATGCAGCAGCACCTATCGCTGTTACGGACTGGGCAACCCATTCTTAAGCCAGTTTACAGCCATAAAACTGGTACTTTTGAAGCTCCAGTGTATATTAAACCCAATAAATTTGTAATTATCGAAGGATTACTCGGCTATTCTACCCGTGCTGCTCGCGATTGCTATGATGTGAAAGTTTACCTTGCACCCCCTGAATCACTACGCGCCAATTGGAAAGTCAAGCGAGATACCCAAAAGCGCGGTTATACAGAAGAACAAGTGTTGGCAGAACTAGAGAAACGAGAACCTGACTCAGAACTGTTTATCCGTCCGCAACGGCAATGGTCAGATATAGTAGTGAGTTTTTATCCACCTAGCGATGATGTTAATAACACCAATGGATATTTAAACGTGCGTTTGGTACTGCGTCCAACAATTCCTCATCCAGACTTTACCAAAATTCTTGATTTTTGTGATAATACTGTGTCTGCCATCCGTTTAGGACTAGACCGCGACATGGGTAAACCAGTTGATGTGCTAGAAGTAGACGGTCATGCAAATCTAGAACAAGTCAACAAACTCGAACATTTGATTTGTTCAGACATGCCTTATTTAAAGAACGTATGTAATCGCGAAGTTAATCCAGAGTTAGGCAAAGTAGCTGGTACTACTGGCGAAACAATCCAGAGTTACCCCCTAGCTATTACTCAGCTTCTCACTACCTACCACATACTAAAAGCAACACAGATTTATCAATAA
- a CDS encoding class I SAM-dependent methyltransferase, whose product MVLILQVKKIIKKILPKPVVDRIQGFLAKFSISRIRGFSLHLNTPDRYVLEDIIIPYLLERNEFYKILFVGCDWFTKPYNNYFKNKEYWTLEIDESRKKYGSQRHIVDSLLNLSNYFTNDYFDVIIYNGVFGWGINSREDTETSFQQCFQCLRSGGILVFGWNDIPEAKPFAVIKECQTLQQFKPYFFSPLSTVQYSVPDKSDKHKFGHVFNFYMKPLSD is encoded by the coding sequence ATGGTGTTAATTCTACAAGTAAAAAAAATTATTAAAAAAATCCTTCCAAAACCTGTAGTTGATAGAATTCAGGGTTTTCTTGCCAAGTTTTCAATTAGTCGAATCCGGGGATTTAGTTTACATCTCAATACACCTGATCGCTATGTACTAGAAGATATTATTATCCCATATTTGCTGGAACGCAATGAATTTTATAAAATTCTTTTTGTTGGTTGTGATTGGTTTACTAAACCTTACAATAACTACTTCAAAAACAAAGAATACTGGACTCTAGAAATTGATGAAAGTAGAAAAAAATACGGTTCTCAAAGACATATTGTTGATTCACTTTTGAACCTCAGTAATTATTTTACTAACGATTACTTTGATGTGATAATTTATAACGGAGTTTTTGGATGGGGCATCAATAGCAGGGAAGATACAGAAACTTCTTTTCAGCAATGTTTTCAATGCTTACGATCAGGAGGAATTTTAGTATTCGGATGGAACGATATTCCTGAAGCAAAACCTTTTGCTGTAATTAAAGAATGTCAAACCTTACAACAGTTTAAACCTTACTTTTTTAGCCCTTTATCTACTGTACAATACTCAGTACCTGATAAATCAGATAAGCATAAATTTGGGCATGTATTTAACTTTTATATGAAGCCTTTGTCTGATTGA
- a CDS encoding DOPA 4,5-dioxygenase family protein — MQENTVNITGFHAHIYFDNPTREAATRVREGLSAFDVRLGRWHEKPIGPHPKSMYQVAFSPEQFSKVVPWLMLNREGLDILVHPETGDDVKDHTDHSLWLGEKLELKIEFLRQVGTA, encoded by the coding sequence ATGCAAGAAAATACTGTTAACATCACTGGTTTTCACGCTCACATTTACTTCGATAATCCAACTCGTGAAGCAGCGACACGTGTACGCGAAGGACTAAGTGCTTTTGATGTACGGTTAGGACGTTGGCATGAAAAGCCTATCGGGCCACACCCAAAATCGATGTATCAGGTTGCATTCTCTCCAGAGCAGTTTAGCAAAGTTGTTCCTTGGTTAATGCTCAATCGTGAGGGGTTGGATATTCTTGTCCATCCTGAAACCGGAGATGATGTAAAAGATCATACAGATCATTCTTTGTGGTTAGGAGAGAAGCTAGAGCTAAAGATCGAGTTCCTGCGCCAAGTTGGCACAGCTTGA
- a CDS encoding AraC family transcriptional regulator: MSQDSSRKNAVIQVVPRSPILWSQNVISDILRLEKHHQPANGTSQCCLPNYLLSIHLGQPIQLERKVDGQPSNDCIVEGDIMISPPYLHRQLSWDTDAEFLLLRLEPKLFTSAVHESVDGERVQIVPQLKIRDSLIQQIGLELKTQLEMDGLSDRLYAESMVNALAVHILRRYSTRQQRIPDISGGLPSYKLQLATDYIQAHLAENLSLEAIATELGMSQYYFARLFKQSTGYSPYQYLIKCRIELAQELLVQNQQSIANVALQVGFANQSQFGRHFKRLTGVTPKQFLRK, translated from the coding sequence ATGAGCCAAGATTCTAGCAGAAAAAATGCTGTCATACAGGTTGTGCCGCGATCGCCAATTTTATGGAGTCAAAACGTCATTTCAGATATATTACGCCTTGAAAAACATCATCAACCTGCAAATGGAACATCCCAGTGTTGTCTGCCTAATTATCTACTTAGCATTCATCTTGGCCAACCTATTCAGCTAGAAAGAAAGGTAGACGGGCAACCTAGTAATGATTGTATTGTTGAAGGCGACATTATGATTTCGCCTCCCTATCTTCATCGTCAACTGTCTTGGGATACAGATGCAGAATTTTTGTTACTTCGTCTAGAGCCGAAGTTATTTACTAGTGCTGTGCATGAATCGGTTGATGGGGAGCGTGTACAAATTGTGCCACAGTTGAAGATTCGTGACTCCTTGATTCAACAAATCGGTTTGGAACTCAAAACACAATTAGAAATGGATGGGTTGAGCGATCGCCTTTATGCTGAGTCAATGGTAAATGCCTTAGCAGTTCATATCTTACGACGCTACTCGACACGACAGCAAAGAATTCCAGATATCTCTGGTGGATTGCCTAGCTATAAACTACAACTGGCAACTGACTATATTCAAGCCCATTTAGCAGAAAACTTATCATTAGAAGCGATCGCCACTGAATTAGGTATGAGCCAGTATTACTTTGCGCGGCTGTTCAAACAATCTACAGGCTATTCTCCCTACCAGTACTTGATTAAATGTCGCATCGAACTAGCTCAGGAATTACTCGTGCAAAATCAGCAGAGTATTGCGAATGTTGCCTTACAGGTAGGTTTTGCAAACCAAAGTCAATTTGGTAGACACTTTAAGCGTCTCACCGGAGTGACACCAAAACAATTCTTGAGGAAATAG
- a CDS encoding alpha/beta hydrolase has protein sequence MTDKTAKEDITPSFQLIPDVQYGDACGTPLFLDILYPLPTPISPIPAVVYLHGGGWMSGDKCFTLKALEFLATHGFFTVSINYRLSHQAIFPAQIEDAKAAVRWLRAHAKQYQLNPQRIGAWGFSAGGHLAALLGTSDNILTLEGKGGYSEYPSHVQAVVTMGGPTDLLQMGGWHDAPDSPEARLVGGSIHEKQEVVNQANPITYIKPTPPPFLIIHGECDELVPIGQAELLYQALKAVGGNVTFVRVREGNHGFCLANQPYPNEQVFQMEIEQLVLAFFQKHLQNLPGFIDSPRIILKNASQMSFRRN, from the coding sequence ATGACTGACAAAACAGCAAAAGAGGACATAACCCCTTCATTCCAACTGATTCCTGATGTGCAATATGGTGATGCTTGCGGCACTCCGCTTTTTCTCGACATTCTCTATCCATTGCCAACTCCAATTTCTCCAATACCTGCGGTTGTGTATTTGCACGGTGGCGGCTGGATGTCGGGTGATAAATGCTTTACTCTTAAGGCGTTAGAATTTTTAGCAACGCATGGCTTCTTTACTGTCAGTATCAATTACCGCTTAAGCCATCAAGCTATCTTTCCTGCTCAAATTGAAGACGCGAAAGCTGCTGTGCGCTGGTTGCGTGCCCATGCTAAACAATATCAACTCAATCCACAGCGAATTGGTGCTTGGGGTTTTTCTGCTGGTGGACATCTAGCGGCGTTACTAGGGACAAGCGATAATATATTGACACTAGAGGGTAAAGGCGGATACTCCGAATATCCCAGCCACGTTCAGGCGGTGGTGACAATGGGTGGACCAACTGATTTGCTCCAAATGGGTGGATGGCATGATGCACCAGATTCACCAGAAGCAAGACTGGTAGGTGGTTCTATCCACGAAAAACAGGAGGTGGTAAATCAAGCTAATCCTATAACTTACATCAAACCTACGCCACCGCCCTTTTTGATTATCCACGGTGAATGCGATGAGTTAGTTCCAATTGGACAAGCGGAACTTTTGTACCAAGCGCTCAAAGCAGTAGGTGGGAATGTAACATTTGTACGTGTCAGGGAAGGCAATCATGGGTTTTGCTTAGCGAACCAGCCATACCCAAATGAGCAGGTTTTTCAAATGGAAATTGAACAGCTTGTACTTGCCTTCTTTCAAAAGCACTTGCAGAATTTACCAGGATTTATTGACTCTCCCAGAATAATCTTGAAAAATGCATCGCAAATGTCGTTTCGAAGGAATTGA
- a CDS encoding antibiotic biosynthesis monooxygenase family protein, which produces MHRSLDGVRVFTYSQWNPKFDHRSLSRPIVLSEFFPPDSLLLEVVVSRPFTTEVEIAVGDRITHLAEFRMIPANQPEMVKRATAEIDRAIESPGLILATFHRSLNGTRMFNYGQWESKEAFEAILKQPGFNPDKPYWEGLARNEFHLYNVVHIEVKAA; this is translated from the coding sequence GTGCATCGGAGTTTGGATGGGGTACGAGTTTTTACTTATAGCCAGTGGAATCCTAAGTTTGATCATCGCAGCTTATCTCGTCCTATTGTATTAAGTGAATTTTTTCCACCAGACTCTCTGCTGTTGGAAGTTGTTGTCAGCAGACCATTTACGACAGAAGTTGAAATTGCAGTAGGCGATCGCATTACCCATCTTGCCGAGTTTAGAATGATACCTGCCAATCAGCCGGAAATGGTAAAACGCGCTACTGCTGAAATTGATCGTGCGATCGAGTCACCAGGACTAATCTTAGCAACCTTTCATCGTAGTCTTAACGGAACACGAATGTTTAATTACGGACAGTGGGAAAGTAAAGAAGCATTTGAGGCAATCCTCAAGCAACCTGGGTTCAACCCGGATAAGCCTTACTGGGAAGGTTTAGCTCGAAATGAGTTCCATCTTTACAATGTTGTTCACATTGAAGTGAAAGCTGCATAA
- a CDS encoding chromophore lyase CpcT/CpeT, with amino-acid sequence MTSSTDIATLARLMAADFSNQEQAFENPPFYAHIRVCMRPLPLELLSGVSFFVEQAYDYMLNDPYRMRVLKLLTTDKHIIIENYTVKEEQRFYGASRNVERLKMLNADDLEKLPGCNMIVEWTGNGFKGKVEPGKACIVFRKGYKTYLDSEFEINEENFISLDRGRDPETDEHVWGSVAGPFHFVRWQSFADEVKV; translated from the coding sequence ATGACTAGCTCCACAGATATTGCTACCTTAGCCCGCCTGATGGCAGCAGACTTTAGCAATCAAGAACAAGCTTTTGAAAACCCACCTTTTTATGCCCATATCCGTGTGTGTATGCGTCCCCTTCCCTTGGAATTGCTATCGGGGGTAAGTTTTTTTGTGGAGCAAGCTTATGATTACATGCTCAATGATCCCTATCGTATGCGGGTATTAAAGTTACTAACAACAGACAAGCACATCATTATCGAAAACTACACTGTTAAAGAAGAACAAAGATTCTACGGTGCATCTCGTAACGTCGAACGTCTGAAAATGCTAAACGCTGACGATTTGGAAAAATTACCAGGCTGCAACATGATTGTAGAGTGGACTGGTAATGGCTTCAAAGGTAAGGTAGAGCCAGGAAAAGCGTGTATTGTCTTTCGTAAAGGTTACAAAACCTACCTTGATAGTGAGTTTGAAATTAACGAAGAAAATTTTATTAGCCTGGATCGGGGACGTGATCCAGAAACTGATGAACATGTCTGGGGATCTGTTGCTGGGCCATTTCATTTTGTTCGTTGGCAGAGTTTCGCAGATGAAGTGAAAGTGTAA
- a CDS encoding WD40 repeat domain-containing protein, with product MSGSADKTIKIWNLYTGKQVRNLGGWFSVYLDSICSLVITPDDQTLISGSRDHTIKLWNLATGDKQVLYLNTHGGFIL from the coding sequence GTGAGTGGTAGCGCTGATAAAACCATCAAAATTTGGAATTTATACACTGGAAAACAAGTTCGCAACCTTGGTGGTTGGTTCTCTGTATACTTAGACTCAATATGTTCCTTAGTAATCACTCCAGATGATCAGACTCTCATCAGTGGTAGTCGGGATCATACAATCAAGCTATGGAATCTGGCAACGGGAGACAAACAGGTACTCTATCTCAACACTCATGGGGGGTTTATTCTCTAG
- a CDS encoding WD40 repeat domain-containing protein, which produces MHSVIFSWDGHILASGSYDNTIKLWNGENWQLIQTLTGHTNGVNSIAFSPNSRIIASASDDKTIKIWQR; this is translated from the coding sequence GTGCATTCAGTAATTTTTAGCTGGGACGGTCACATTCTAGCCAGTGGTAGTTATGACAATACAATTAAGCTTTGGAATGGAGAAAATTGGCAACTAATCCAAACCCTCACCGGACATACAAATGGTGTGAATTCCATTGCTTTTAGTCCAAACAGTAGGATAATTGCTAGTGCCAGTGATGACAAAACAATAAAGATTTGGCAAAGATGA